In one Diabrotica virgifera virgifera chromosome 5, PGI_DIABVI_V3a genomic region, the following are encoded:
- the LOC126884797 gene encoding 39S ribosomal protein L12, mitochondrial encodes MQSVRLILRPLQGYRRISNCAALCQSVEAQTNPVEKIQIPPPSNVEQPVSPKIDKLATEISKLNLIEVSELSSVLKKRLNLADAPVFPAGGFAPVAAPAEEEDAAPKKEKSVFTVKLMKFEEKQKVALIKEIKALVEGMNLVQAKKFVEGAPAVVKADVPKDEAEKLKAAIEKVGGVVVLD; translated from the exons ATGCAGAGTGTAAGATTGATACTTCGCCCATTGCAAGGATACAGACGAATTTCAAATTG TGCTGCATTGTGCCAGTCCGTAGAGGCCCAGACGAATCCCGTAGAAAAAATCCAAATTCCACCCCCTAGTAATGTCGAACAACCAGTATCACCTAAAATAGATAAACTAGCCACAGAAATTTCCAAACTTAACTTAATTGAAGTCTCGGAACTAAGTTCTGTCTTGAAGAAGAGGCTCAATTTAGCTGACGCTCCCGTCTTCCCAGCGGGAGGCTTCGCCCCAGTTGCTGCACCTGCAGAAGAAGAGGATGCCGCCCCTAAAAAAGAAAAATCCGTGTTCACAGTGAAATTGatgaaatttgaagaaaaacaGAAAGTAGCGTTAATCAAAGAGATTAAGGCGTTAGTAGAAGGCATGAATTTGGTACAAGCGAAAAAGTTTGTTGAAGGTGCGCCTGCTGTAGTCAAAGCTGATGTTCCCAAGGATGAGGCTGAAAAATTAAAAGCAGCCATAGAAAAAGTTGGTGGTGTTGTAGTACTTGATTAG